The DNA sequence CTTGTGTTTCTCACCTGTTGTTAGTTGGAGTGTGTTTCATTCCCATAATCTGCACATACATTGCTGCAGTCATGCTTTCTTTGTCTCCCAATGTGAGAATCATCAGCACGTCTCTGGCATATGCTGTTCCACCAATGCTAAATCCcatcatttatgttttaaacaCAGCTGAAGTTAAGAATTTTATCCAGACAGTAATTAAAAAGAAGTCTGCATCCATTGCCCACAGCGTTTCAGATTGAttgcaaaatgtttgtttgtgtctcaaagtttttcattgcattgtttatttcatgtattcATATGTATTCATCTTGAAGCTATACAGCAAAACTTGATTAAAttaaagagaaaagatgatgtCTGCAAGTAGGCCATGTCTTGTTTTTATCATGCTGATTTGCCAAGTatgattatcattatttttgcttTCACATGTATGTGTGCTATTACTGTCCATGCTGTATTTTTCTGTCACactaaaacaaatgaataaccTACTACTGCAAAGTGTATAGTATGCGTGCTATATATCATAAAGCTTCTACACTTAGTTTTTCATATGGAATAATCAAGTTTCTTGTTTTAAAAGTTATTGTCAATCATCTGTTTTTCTGCAAAATTGATAAGTAATggaaatttaatatttttttaaataagtttttgtTGTACTTATAAGCATCTATTATAGCATCTTTTGACTTCTTTGCAGTTCAACATTAAATGTAACaccattttagttttaaatgtctattatttttgtcataaattATAGCCTAAACCTGGCATCATTAATCTATCTATGAAGTGTTTTCAGATCTTTTTTCAGTAGATCACTACTTTTTGTTTTCTCCCTTGGATTAAACATGCCTGCTTCTatgtaatgaataaatatgaatgcagtcaaggtttaaaaaattttaatttaaaataaaaaaaagtacataggcaatttaaaataagtgttttctattttaatatactttaaaatgtaattcattccttcgatggtaaagctgaattttcagcatcattactccagtcttcagtgtcacatgatccttcagaaatcattctaatatgctgatttgctgctcaagaaatgtttcttattattatcaatattgaaaatcaatattgaattttcAGATCTTTATTTCAGTAGATCACTACTTTTTGTTTTGAACACACCTGATTCTAATTTATAAATAGCTTTTgataaaatgtaatgaataaacatgaatgcaGTCAaggtttaaaatttaaaataaaatcaaagtaCATAGGCAAAATATATTCTGCAAAAATAATTTCCAGCATTTAAGCATAAACTTTTAGATTTAAAAGGTTTTAAGATAacgagtaaataaataaataataaacagaaaagtGTGTCCAAAATTTGACCTGATAGTGCAGTGTAAAAGCTATGTCtcactttttttcttgaaaaataaatcacacaaaGGTGTGTATCTATTCCATGATGGAAAACTCCCATTGGAACAAAAGATATAGCAAAATGGAAGTGGACCTGAGGTCTGGAGACTCTCTTAATAAATTCTCCATAGAGATTATTTAGAGATCAAATCCCTAAGCATCATTCAGCTAatgatttaatacaattatGCACATTCCCCATGCTTGTTTTTTATAGtgcatttttaacagtattaatgaaaatattaactATACAAATACTTTGGAGGGTCACTTGCTGAAATTGGAATGTGTTTTTATGGTGGTTTAAtaatgtaaacattaaaaaaaacagtcttgagtatatataaaaaacacttaatttcTTGCTTCctctttgtttattatttattgtgaaCATCACTGAACATTTCTGCTGTAAATAGCAGGGGAATGAGTGAATGGCATAAGCTGCCAATAAAGCAGGTACTGTGGCACAATAACACACTGATGAGTATTGTTTCCCCAAAGTCTTAATTTACCTGTTTTTTCCTCTTGATGAGCTGAAACCTTTTTGTGGTTGAAGGCATAAAGAAACACAACCCTACAGTATTCTCTAAGGATAGGACACATCATTACAGCATTGAGCTTTGAACTTTTGGGGAGTGTTctcccacaaacacacacacaattcaaTCAATTGAGTTTCTATTTGAGGTAAAATCGCCAAACAAACATGAATCCTGTTGCTATGGGACCACAGCAAACTATATGCACATGTACAGCATAAGAGAAGCATTTATGTTACCCAGATCTGACATTTGCATGCTGgaaaaatgacagaatgttttTAAGCAAGCCAAGTGACAGACCAACAAGAAAAGCAAATCTAAAGAGAAGCCTTACTCCTTTTTGTGATTGAAgagtaaagaaaagaaatgatgGTGAACATTAGCCTATTTATTAGATGCCAAGTAATTAGTTCAAGAGAATATGTcagagaatgaatgaattatgttttttttgtttgaagaTTTGGTTGATTACTAGCAttgttctattattattatcattattattattgtaaagatTGATTTGCAAAGGACCATGTCCTCTCAAAATGTTTcaatcaaaaacatttctgagtTCGTAATTTCAGGATTTGACACTGTAGAGCACAAACTGCCCATTGGAGTTGTTTTGCTGGTGGTTTATGTGCTTACAATGCTTGCTAACACTGCAAACATATGCTTTATTGTCATGGACAAGCGTTTGCACCAGCCCATGTACATTTTCCTTTGCAATTTGTCTTTAGTGGACATGCTGTATAGCAGCAGTACCTATCCTAGTATGATCGGCAACCTTATCATTGGTTATAAAGCCATATCTTATATCCCTTGTGTTCTTCAGATGTGTGGTTTTCATTTAGGTGGAGTAATGGAGATGTTTGCTATCGCCGTAATGGCACTGGATCGTTTGATTGCCATAAGCAATCCTTTACGTTACCACTCCATTTTAAACACCACCCGTACTGTTGTAATTTCTGTTTTGCTGTGGATGGTGGCAAGTGCTATTTTGACCGTCATCCCAGCTACTGTTCTTCCTCTGCCCTTCTGCTCTTCCACTATCCAGTATATTTTTTGTGAGTATGCTTCTCTTGTGAGGGCCACCTGTGTGAATCCAAATCCTTATTTTAATATGATATCCACTGTGACTTTTGTACTGTTGTTTGGGACATTCGCGTTCATCTGCCTGTCCTATTTAAGGATAGTGATCGCTGTTATGAGAATGACCTCAAAGGCcgacaaaaagaaaatgtttcatACGTGCTTTACTCACTTGATAGTGATAGTTTGTTTTTATGCTCCGATGTTCGTACGAATAGTCTTGACCCGGATTGGTGTGGTtttaacattaggggaacgtaATGGACTACTGCTAATGTCCATCATCTGCCCTTCTCTAGTCAATCCTTTCATATACTGTTTCAGAACCAAAGAAATCAGAAACAAAATTTTTAGAATTGTGTCAAAAGTTGCACCTGAATAAAGTCTTGATGAAGCACAGACAGTTTGTGATCAGTGGATGATTCTTActgtaattttataatatattattttaaatgtttatgtaaGAAGtctatttgataaaaaatacagtaaaaacagaaatattatgaaatattattacaatttaaaataagtgttttctattttaatatattttaaaatgtaattcattcctttGATGgtaatgctgaattttcagcatcattactccagtcttcagtgtcacatgatccttcagaaatcattctcatatgctgatttgctgctcaagaaatgtttcttattattatcaatattgaaaagagtactgtttaatatttttgtggcaaCTGTGGCactattttcaggattctttgatgaatggacaGTTCAGaagagtagcatttatttgaaataaaaatcttttgtaacatcataaatgtgtttactgtcacttttgatcaagttgcagcttttttatttgctttggtactattttcacaagtaagctgcacattttcaaaactcttttcacaaaaatctaaactgatcacacttctaacacagctagtcattctttcaaaacctgatctcatgctttaattctagttgtacatattttcattctacataatcactgtttcaaaacacaagatcattgtgatatataatgagaacatttggtttaatcactgaaacacaacagtatgttcttctttcagtttagtacttttaacaatcAGTTCATTCAGTCACAAACAATGTAAGATACGTTTCAAATcttgttgctgaaataattaCAGTTATACAGACTACAGATGCCACATTAGAAAATACACATACATTACTTAATTACACATTtgggggacatttggtccccataacGTGAACATAGTggttataatctaaaataactcgcttataatgtaaaaagaatTAATTACTTTTGGTTATCCGTAtcagaaattaaaaaagtagaaattatatCTGTAGAATCTGtatctatagaaatctataggtgtaccaaatgattcattgattaaccattaagatcagttggattaaataatagacaaatatatatatacaccaaagcaatttaaaaaactaatgtgtccttgctgaataaactattaatttctttaaatacaaaaatatcttactgaccccaaatttttgaatatTCACAGTATACTGTACACACTTGAATAAATCAAATATCGTGaagtaaaaaaaatctcaaacaTTACCACGTAAACCATTACCACATAAATATCAGtgatgacaaaaacaacaacaacagcgtAAATAAAGTCAGTGATCAATCATGTCATTACAGTAACCACATAAATTATTCATATACTGAAATGCATGCTAGGAGCTTTGCAAACCCTTAACAAATCATCAAAATTCTGCAGTATTATTTTATGCTAATTGGAACAACATTTGGGTAAATATTGTTTGTatggcaggttttttttttttttttttaaatcatacatTTAAAGTAATTCAGTCTGACGTAGTTTCATACGTTAGCCTTTATAAGaaacatcttaatttttaagatttgaaaaCATTCTGTGTGAAACCATGGTTACTAAACATATAGGATAAGATTATGAGTTAGAATGTTTCTCTAATACAGCCCCATATTGCTTTTTATATCTTTTACTGTTGTGTAGTGCATATATTTTGTAAGTGGAATGTCTGTTGATTGGAGGAACCACCTCAAAATTCCAGGAGCTTCTTTTAtaaccaaacaaacaatatagcattttaattcaaatatttgcTGGAGAAAATATTTCCTCAGATGAATACTAAGGAGCTTAATTATTTTACACCgagaaatgttttattcaaaGTGCATATATTCCTTTCATAATCTGCTAATATTCAACTACCATGCAGTGTAGTGTTTCTTGTCTTTTTCTGCCATCTTGTGGGAAAACAAGAGAATGTGTCTTCACGATTTCACACTGAAATATATAATGACTTGCATTTTATTTGTCTGTGTTTTACATTAACTTATGttcacaataattatttttgaccACTAGTGTAGAGCCGCTCCAAAGATACTCTTGAATCCTCTGCATTAGCAACTGGGAAAGAAGCACCATATAGCCTATtcctattttttatatatagaatatttgATTATTGTatgagaaataatttttttaatgcatttattgttGCAGTAAGACtatattttatctatttaaGTCATTCAGGCTCACTAATGGACTTTATAGTGGTATACAATGAAACACTAATTATTTTGAATCCATTTATTTGTTAATGAATGACTAGAACAAAAATCTAGATATGAGATATTTATAAATACCAAAACACTATAATTAAGTGAATATAGAAAATGCTGGACTAGAAAAAGGCAGCATGTTCTGTGTAACACATAGTGGTAAATAAACTGAATCAACCAACTAGTGGTTcaatcatttattttctttttgcacAGAGAGATGAGTAACTCACCCTGAATACAATgcaattataatacataatacacTGGGTGAAAACATTGTTTCTTAAACAAATTCAGAATATTTGAAACATAATTTACAGGTTAAGCACATTCTTCTCTGGATGGAATAaaattgttattgttgttaacCACTGGCCTCATTTTTAATGATCTGTTGTGCCACTTTTGACTTTCCCAGAAGCTTGACTATCTTGTCTCGTATTTCATCAGTCTTTAAGCTGTAGATGATTGGGTTCAGCATTGGGGGGACGGTAACAGAAACAGTCAGAACTGCTGTGAAAAGATCCACATTCTGAATTAAACGCAGGTTCCCTAGTACGTATGCCATTATGACTGGCATGTAATAGAGCAGGACCAGCAGCAGGTGAGTGAAACAGGTGTGGAAGGCCTTCCAGCGCTGTGTTGTAGATGCAATCCGCATCACAGCAACCACGACAATCACATAggtgaaaataataaaagtcaAGGGGCCTAGCAAAGTGGTCAATGTCTTGGCTGTACTCAGTTTTCGGTTGTAAGAGATGTCTGCACAAGCCAAATTGTAGACTGGACCGTGTTCACAACAGCAGCTCTTTACCTCTCTGGAGGCACAGTAAGGGAGCCTGGCAGCAAGGCTGACTGGGAAAATCTCCAGCAGAATAACTAGACACCAAATCCCTGCTATTATAAGCAGCATCCTCAGGTTGGTGTTTATGGTAGAGTAACGCAGGGGCCAGCAGATCGCAATAAGCCGGTCATACGCCAAAAGAGCAAGAGAGAAAGATTCCATGTCaccaaaaaaatgcatgaagaaCATTTGGGAAAAACATGCTCCAAATGAAACATGATTCTGATTGAACACAAAAACAGGCACCATTTGAGGAATTATAACACTATTCATTGAAATGTCAACAATAGCTAGATTACACACAGCAAGATACTTGGGATTCTGTAAGCTGGAGTTCATTAGGACAACAATCAGCAGAACAAGATTACCCAGCAAGGTGATGATGTAGATAATCGCCAAGGCTAAAATTAGATAGTTTTTGTTTGCCAAAGTGCGGAAGGCAGTTAGATAAAATCCCTCATTGAAAGAATTAGTTCCATTGCTGAAAGCAACTGAAAAATTCATTTGAACTCTGGCGAATCTGAAAGAAATACACAATTAACAAACTTTCAGCTTTAAAAGATTGAGTCTGAGATAGCAAACGATAGAAAAagtaataaagacattttttttttttattaatattaacaaaaaaaaaaaaaaaaaaaaaaaaacaaacaaacaaaaaaggatAGGAGAGGAACTGTAGcagcaaattatattttttcattcaaGGGATAGTTTCTTTTTCATAAAAATtgacatttactcaccctcaagttgttccaaacctgtatgaatttctttcttctgctgaacacaaaagacaatattttgaagaatgtctgtgaccaaacagttgatgggccccgtTGACTTACTATTTGGAACAACTAGAGGGTGTAACaacttacaggtttgaaacaacttgagggtgagtaaattaactaTCCTTTTCAGTTTTATAACATCAATCTCATATTGACATCATCATGTATTTTATAAAACCAAATACAAGCATTTAACAGAAAAACAGTGACACAAAGTGTTCATTTACAACtggaaattaaacaaacaaatacaaataataccCACCAACTGCTGTGTAAATCTAGCTTTGGTTTGAAATTCTGTAGTGTTACAGGAAAAGGGATATATAAAGGGCTGTTGAACTAATGGACATGGTCTAATGGGTATAATTATCCACTGTGTACAAACAAAGAAATAATTACCTTGACTGAGGTCTTGTTATTTAGCAAAAAACCTTTCTCATGAGTATTTAATTACTGTTGTAATTATGTCCATAAAGCTGTTGGTGTGTTATGAAAGAGTTTTTACTCTTTTGGCCCACAGAGGCAAACAAggttaaaacaaatattttccaATGAAATAATGTccaatgaaaatgaaagtctCATTTATCTGAAATCCAGCATTTATATACAGATTACCATagtttttaacataaaataattcatattttatgatgtatttacatttttaagattgAAAAATTGGGTCTGGTTTAggacaaatgtaaaacaataaaatctatatataCACAAGTCAAACTAAATTATAAAGTTATGCATGAAAAGATTAATGtgaatttgtttatataaatttgTTGAAATATGTCAACCATATGACATAAAGAAACACATATGTAACGGtcatgttctgttctgttttgttttcctgttttcCCTGTCACTGTTGCCTGAGTTAAATACCTGTTTCATGTTCTGTTGATTATCATCCCTGCGTATTTAAGCCCtctgttctttctattcatgGTTCGGTGTCATTAACGCCAGTGTTGAATGTCTAGTGTGTTGTGTATTTCCTTGTGTTTATTAAAGTCTCCTTGTATCATTCATTCTGTGTCATCATCCTTAAATCTTGGATTATACAGCGTTCCATAACAGAACACCGAAACTAAAGAAAGGATTAAACAAAGAAGATGGATTTACCTGCTGTCCAATTCCTCCTCCTGGAACAGGAGAAGCATTCCCTTGTTGACCACACAAGGAATTTTCTATCTGGCGTGCCTCACTCAGTACCCGGACCGCTAGTTCTGCGTCATTTACCACGCCAgccttaaagagttagttcacccaaaaataaaaattctgtcattaattacccaccctcatatcattccaaactcgtaagaccttcgttcatttttggaacacaaattccatgtcagtctcctacacagtTTACGTAATAGGCACAGTGCAGCAcctccgtgttctacgtcagaacggcgactcGTTATAGTTGGCTGCtttgtcagcatcacacacatgcgtcgtgctAATCACGTGTACAGCGTCAGCTGAGCCGGTGTTCgaacgtaaacacggaagcactgcactgtgttcactacgtcaactgcataAGAGACTGAcgtggaagagaagagattgttgaataaagtcgttatttttgttttgtttttgtgctcaaaaagtattctcgtcgcttcataaaattaaggttgaaccactgtagtcatgtggactgttttaacgatgtctttagtacctttctgggccttgacaattaattgatttaattaatgacagtaattaaattactgtctattgaggagtcagagatctcttggatttcatcaaaaatatcttaatttgtgttcttaagATGCACAAagatcttatgggtgtggaacaacatgagggtaagtaattaatgacagaattttaattttgggtgaactgacccctTAAGGAACACCTGCCCATGGAAGGTCCTTGAAGGAGCTTCGCAGAGTAcatggagtgggtgctggtatAATGTGGATCCCCATTCGCTGTTTGCACCACAGAGGAGGACAACACCAGCCTCACATTGgacccagagcccagccagcCTTCAACCACATGCACCACGGACCATCAGCCAGACCCCACACCCACCACAAACCACAAAGCCAGAACTAACGACAGAAGCCATTTTCAACTGGGAGCCCGAGAGCCGGCACCAACATCTGTCCCTGAGGGCATGTTAGTGGAGTTTGAGAGCATGAAGTGGAGCCCCGCCCATACTCCCACAGCTGAGTTGTGTTTGAGCTTGGTCCCTAAGGAATTGTTTGGCAATCTGGATTATTACTGTTCCTTGTGCCTTCAGTCTCTGCTGGTCTTCTCCAACCCCAAGTCTGCTTTTTCGCCGCTGGTACCGTCAAGCCCCAAGTCTCTTTCATCGCAGCTGGTTCTGCCCAGCCCCAAGTTGCCTTCGTCCTCGCTGGTTCTGCCCAGCCCCAAGTCGCCTTTGTCACTGCTGCTCCTGCacagcctccctctccctccTATTCTGTTAACGCTATCCAGATCTTTGGCCCTCTGCCTCTGTTGGCTATTACTTCAGTGGCTCCGCCCAACTGCTCGGAATTACCTTGGACTTCCAGGTCTCCAGCTCTACCCTGGTGTGACGACCCCCTGGTCCCAAATCGGTCCCACCAACCTGCAGCTCTGCCTTTGCCCTCCAGGCCTTCTGTGTCACCCTGGGTCTTTATCTCCTCGGCTCCACCTTTCACATCTCTACCTCTGTCTGTCAGGTTCCTGGCTTCATCCTGGCTTCCTCCCTCCATTGATTCTGCCATTGGCCATCGTCCTGATGGTTCCACTCTGGGTCTTCCTCTGGCTCCTTCCTTCATCGTCTTTTCAGTAGTGTTCTTCCCCTTCACGTCCACCTCCAGAACCGCCTCCCTCCCTCCTCTGTTTGATTGGTTGCAGCACAAGGATGTGCCTTCCGAGAGGGGGGTGTGCTGTAACtcatgttctgttctgtttcgtTTGACA is a window from the Ctenopharyngodon idella isolate HZGC_01 chromosome 15, HZGC01, whole genome shotgun sequence genome containing:
- the LOC127495054 gene encoding olfactory receptor-like protein OLF3, with product MSSQNVSIKNISEFVISGFDTVEHKLPIGVVLLVVYVLTMLANTANICFIVMDKRLHQPMYIFLCNLSLVDMLYSSSTYPSMIGNLIIGYKAISYIPCVLQMCGFHLGGVMEMFAIAVMALDRLIAISNPLRYHSILNTTRTVVISVLLWMVASAILTVIPATVLPLPFCSSTIQYIFCEYASLVRATCVNPNPYFNMISTVTFVLLFGTFAFICLSYLRIVIAVMRMTSKADKKKMFHTCFTHLIVIVCFYAPMFVRIVLTRIGVVLTLGERNGLLLMSIICPSLVNPFIYCFRTKEIRNKIFRIVSKVAPE